Proteins encoded by one window of Sorangium aterium:
- a CDS encoding serine/threonine-protein kinase has product MAKHPSQLADLEIQRRLGAGGMAEVFLAKKRGAEGTYKLLVVKRILPAHGASRRFRAMFVEEAHLATRLNHPNIVQVYEFSDHGEDGLLLSMEYVEGFDLGKLMRAAQQKESRIPPLVSAFIVSEAAKGLHYAHERKDEGGMPLAIVHRDVSPQNILLSLEGVVKIADFGIASANLFREETGVLKGKFGYMSPEQARGERVDRRSDIYALGVVLYEMLAMRSPYGKLDDEALLQAVKEGRFDPPSAHARDIPAELEAIVMRAMEREPEARFQTARDLAGAVARALLARQELVDNASVEQTVAHLLGRDRVEEAREGAARRAEGAEEQPADDGSVAQPQTLAAVPAARTGGDAEGTGAPRAVREVRHVAVVTLRIEGVDALLGAQGRLAGKRSGRSIRTTLDAIAFKHGAIWSWESHASARAVVGLLANPSRAAADAASLAVDVHEALAGASEDLPVELRAAIGIVRGIAYGERDEQGHLINHALKEPANFLAERIGIRTPFGKTWVAGGVYRLVRRDFRWGDAPSLDLDDARGYPVPHQMRLYALQRPLTREERMAEIALSPNDLVGRDAERADLHAAYHRAISPPVKGNVEPPARFGESEPPGSRQSKPPSRPSRPSSPPAGALRGQSVARVIVGEMGIGKSALISTFLSELPGDARVLHVECSPVKSELPLATVCDVLRDVTGMGLDHAIDDASHVIRALLGPIARSPLGARIVTRLAELVTGKQLEHPEEDAAAYGRDVVVRGVKYLLGSLARHQPLVVVIDGLQWADRPSLELLSELLKQRAERLPVLVLLLTRPEERVTPFIEGLVRIELRGLSAEEQMRLVEARLGVRDGVATVCGELVPRVAGNPFFLLEMIDALLERGTLEIVEHPGGRHELVRHDRTGDRGEPLPSTLEQLIGDRLRELPPAEHDVVNWLAVAGGPLLKDDILNLTRLADDEAVTRLCARGLCDRRAGAVDFRHPLVRDVAYLALDGASRVRMHRRLGEHLSTTPLAQGLSAAIVAQHLARGEAPVQAAELYLDAARAARAGHQAQLSRRYYERALSLLPAGDARVMIAHEALEAIFRHLGRRRDRRRHLAALRQLAKESGQARWAALALVRTARFDLDDGYLARGLPVAQRAAEIARIARRPALEVEALTILSEVLRELGDIQGAINAADRALRVTQAGGLTPRARAEVLRTKGVLLRRVGRVQEAVEAYAEAIAVFRAVGARRSEARAKNSLAVAMFVLERFEDAIAVGLSSISIDLAIGTCP; this is encoded by the coding sequence ATGGCCAAGCACCCGTCCCAGCTCGCCGACCTAGAGATCCAGCGCCGCCTGGGCGCTGGCGGCATGGCGGAGGTCTTCCTCGCCAAGAAGCGGGGCGCCGAGGGGACGTACAAGCTCCTCGTCGTCAAGCGCATCCTCCCCGCGCACGGGGCCTCGCGGCGCTTCCGCGCGATGTTCGTGGAGGAGGCCCACCTCGCCACGCGCCTGAACCACCCGAACATCGTCCAGGTCTACGAGTTCTCCGACCACGGCGAGGACGGGCTGCTCCTCTCGATGGAGTACGTCGAGGGCTTCGACCTCGGCAAGCTGATGCGGGCCGCCCAGCAGAAGGAGTCGCGGATCCCGCCGCTCGTGTCGGCGTTCATCGTCTCCGAGGCGGCGAAGGGGCTGCACTACGCCCACGAGCGCAAGGACGAGGGCGGCATGCCGCTCGCCATCGTCCACCGCGACGTCTCGCCGCAGAACATCCTGCTCTCGCTCGAGGGCGTCGTGAAGATCGCCGACTTCGGCATCGCCAGCGCCAACCTCTTCCGCGAGGAGACCGGCGTGCTGAAGGGCAAGTTCGGGTACATGTCGCCCGAGCAGGCGCGCGGCGAGCGCGTCGACCGGCGCAGCGACATCTACGCCCTCGGCGTCGTGCTCTACGAGATGCTCGCCATGCGCTCGCCGTACGGCAAGCTCGACGACGAGGCGCTCCTCCAGGCCGTGAAGGAGGGCCGGTTCGACCCCCCTTCGGCGCACGCGCGCGACATCCCCGCGGAGCTCGAGGCGATCGTGATGCGCGCCATGGAGCGCGAGCCCGAGGCCCGCTTCCAGACCGCGCGCGACCTGGCCGGGGCGGTCGCGCGCGCGCTGCTCGCGAGGCAGGAGCTCGTCGACAACGCCTCGGTCGAGCAGACCGTGGCCCACCTGCTCGGCCGCGACCGCGTGGAGGAGGCGCGCGAGGGCGCCGCGCGCCGCGCGGAGGGCGCGGAGGAGCAGCCCGCGGACGACGGCTCCGTGGCGCAGCCGCAGACGCTCGCGGCGGTGCCGGCCGCGCGCACGGGCGGCGACGCCGAGGGCACCGGCGCGCCGCGCGCCGTGCGCGAGGTGCGCCACGTCGCCGTGGTCACGCTGCGCATCGAGGGCGTCGACGCGCTGCTCGGGGCGCAGGGCCGGCTCGCCGGCAAGCGCAGCGGGCGCTCGATCCGGACGACCCTCGACGCGATCGCCTTCAAGCACGGGGCGATCTGGTCGTGGGAGTCGCACGCGAGCGCGCGCGCGGTGGTCGGGCTGCTCGCGAACCCCTCGCGCGCCGCGGCCGACGCCGCCTCGCTCGCGGTCGACGTGCACGAGGCGCTCGCGGGCGCGTCGGAGGACCTGCCCGTCGAGCTCCGCGCCGCGATCGGCATCGTCCGCGGCATCGCGTACGGCGAGCGCGACGAGCAGGGGCACCTCATCAACCACGCGCTCAAGGAGCCCGCGAACTTCCTCGCCGAGCGCATCGGCATCCGCACCCCGTTCGGCAAGACGTGGGTCGCGGGCGGCGTCTACCGCCTCGTCCGCCGCGACTTCCGCTGGGGCGACGCGCCCTCGCTCGACCTCGACGACGCCCGCGGCTACCCGGTCCCGCACCAGATGCGGCTCTACGCGCTGCAGCGCCCGCTCACCCGCGAGGAGCGGATGGCGGAGATCGCGCTCTCGCCGAACGACCTCGTGGGGCGCGACGCGGAGCGGGCCGATCTGCACGCGGCCTACCACCGGGCGATCTCGCCGCCCGTGAAGGGCAACGTCGAGCCGCCCGCGCGCTTCGGCGAGAGCGAGCCGCCGGGGAGCCGGCAGAGCAAGCCCCCGAGCCGGCCGAGCAGGCCCTCGAGCCCGCCGGCCGGCGCGCTCCGCGGCCAGTCCGTGGCGCGCGTCATCGTCGGCGAGATGGGCATCGGCAAGAGCGCGCTCATCTCCACGTTCCTCTCGGAGCTCCCGGGCGACGCGCGCGTGCTCCACGTCGAGTGCTCGCCCGTGAAGAGCGAGCTGCCCCTCGCCACGGTCTGCGACGTGCTCCGCGACGTCACCGGGATGGGGCTCGACCACGCGATCGACGACGCGTCCCACGTGATCCGGGCCCTGCTCGGGCCCATCGCGCGCTCGCCGCTCGGCGCGCGCATCGTCACGCGGCTCGCCGAGCTCGTCACGGGCAAGCAGCTCGAGCACCCCGAGGAGGACGCGGCCGCCTACGGCCGCGACGTGGTGGTGCGGGGCGTGAAGTACCTGCTCGGCTCGCTGGCGCGGCACCAGCCGCTCGTCGTCGTCATCGACGGCCTCCAGTGGGCCGACCGGCCGAGCCTGGAGCTCCTCTCGGAGCTCCTGAAGCAGCGCGCGGAGCGGCTCCCGGTGCTCGTGCTGCTCCTCACGCGCCCTGAGGAGCGCGTGACCCCGTTCATCGAGGGGCTCGTGCGGATCGAGCTCCGCGGCCTCAGCGCCGAGGAGCAGATGCGCCTCGTGGAGGCGCGCCTCGGCGTGCGCGACGGGGTGGCGACCGTCTGCGGCGAGCTCGTGCCGCGCGTCGCCGGCAACCCGTTCTTCCTGCTCGAGATGATCGACGCGCTCCTCGAGCGGGGCACGCTGGAGATCGTCGAGCACCCGGGCGGGCGGCACGAGCTCGTGCGCCACGACCGGACGGGGGATCGCGGCGAGCCGCTGCCCTCGACGCTGGAGCAGCTCATCGGCGACCGCCTGCGCGAGCTGCCGCCGGCGGAGCACGACGTCGTGAACTGGCTGGCGGTCGCGGGGGGGCCGCTGCTCAAGGACGACATCCTGAACCTGACGCGGCTCGCCGACGACGAGGCGGTGACGCGCCTCTGCGCCCGCGGCCTGTGCGATCGCCGCGCCGGGGCGGTCGACTTCCGGCACCCGCTCGTGCGCGACGTGGCCTACCTCGCGCTCGACGGCGCGAGCCGCGTGCGCATGCACCGGCGGCTCGGCGAGCACCTCTCGACGACGCCGCTCGCGCAGGGGCTCTCGGCAGCGATCGTGGCGCAGCACCTCGCGCGGGGCGAGGCGCCCGTGCAGGCGGCGGAGCTCTACCTGGACGCGGCGCGGGCCGCGCGCGCGGGGCACCAGGCGCAGCTGTCGCGGCGGTACTACGAGCGGGCGCTGTCGCTCCTGCCGGCCGGCGACGCCCGCGTGATGATCGCGCACGAGGCGCTGGAGGCGATCTTCCGCCACCTCGGCCGCCGCCGCGATCGGCGGCGGCACCTCGCGGCGCTGCGCCAGCTCGCGAAGGAGAGCGGCCAGGCGCGCTGGGCGGCGCTCGCGCTCGTGCGCACCGCACGGTTCGACCTCGACGACGGCTACCTCGCCCGCGGCCTGCCGGTCGCGCAGCGCGCGGCCGAGATCGCGCGCATCGCGCGCCGCCCCGCGCTCGAGGTCGAGGCGCTCACGATCCTGTCGGAGGTGCTGCGCGAGCTCGGCGACATCCAGGGCGCGATCAACGCGGCGGATCGCGCGCTCCGGGTGACGCAGGCGGGCGGGCTGACGCCGCGGGCGCGCGCGGAGGTGCTGCGCACGAAGGGGGTGCTCCTGCGCCGGGTCGGCCGCGTGCAGGAGGCGGTGGAGGCCTACGCCGAGGCGATCGCGGTGTTCCGCGCGGTGGGGGCGCGCCGCAGCGAGGCGCGCGCGAAGAACTCGCTCGCGGTGGCGATGTTCGTGCTCGAGCGGTTCGAGGACGCGATCGCGGTCGGGCTCTCGTCGATCTCCATCGATCTCGCGATTGGGACATGCCCATGA
- a CDS encoding fumarate reductase/succinate dehydrogenase flavoprotein subunit yields the protein MDIRVTEADVVVVGGGSAGSTAAVEAQQRLPRGRVVLLEKAHIKRSGAIAIGMDGLNNAIIPGHATPEQYVKEITVANDGIVNQRAVYEYARNSFAMIQELDSWGVKFQKTRSGDFDVKKVHHNGSYVLPMPEGYDLKKILTRMVKRAGVKVVNRVMATRILVTDGHVAGVIGFDTREGHIEIIKARAVILCCGASGRLGLPASGYLHGTYENPSNAGDGYSMAYHAGAELSGIECFQVNPLIKDYNGPACAYVTGPLGGHTVNAKGHRFIESDYWSGQMMLEFYRELHSANGPVYLKLTHLAPETITEVERVLHQTERPSRGRFHEGRGHSYASDLVEMHISEIGLCSGHSASGVWVNEKGETTVPGLYAAGDMACVPHNYLLGALTYGKICAQSALDYLERAPAVEPLAAAVDAERERILAPLSRRSGVPPHQYEYKVRRLVNDYLQPPKTGNKMTLGLEYFLRAKEELEEVTAESPHELMRVMECHFIRDCAEMAARASLYRTESRWGLYHYRLDYPEMDDQRWFTHVNLKKDERGEMVAFKRPVEPYLFPIDDGERTAYHRLRIPAEEPRASV from the coding sequence ATGGACATTCGCGTGACAGAGGCGGACGTCGTCGTCGTGGGCGGCGGCAGCGCAGGCTCCACTGCAGCGGTGGAGGCGCAACAGCGGTTGCCCCGGGGGAGGGTGGTCCTCCTCGAGAAGGCGCATATCAAGCGGAGCGGCGCCATCGCGATAGGCATGGATGGTCTCAACAACGCCATCATACCAGGGCACGCGACGCCGGAGCAGTACGTGAAGGAGATCACGGTGGCCAACGATGGCATCGTGAACCAGCGCGCCGTCTATGAATACGCGCGGAACAGCTTCGCGATGATCCAGGAGCTCGACTCCTGGGGCGTGAAGTTCCAGAAGACACGATCGGGCGATTTCGACGTCAAGAAGGTCCACCACAACGGGAGCTACGTGCTCCCGATGCCCGAGGGCTACGACCTCAAGAAGATCCTGACGCGCATGGTCAAGCGCGCCGGCGTGAAGGTCGTCAACCGCGTGATGGCGACGCGGATCCTCGTGACCGACGGGCACGTCGCCGGGGTGATCGGCTTCGACACCCGGGAAGGGCATATCGAGATCATCAAGGCGAGGGCGGTCATCCTGTGCTGCGGCGCCTCGGGGCGGCTCGGGCTGCCGGCGTCTGGCTACCTCCACGGGACGTACGAGAACCCGTCGAACGCGGGAGACGGCTACTCGATGGCGTACCACGCGGGCGCCGAGCTCTCGGGCATCGAGTGCTTCCAGGTGAACCCGCTCATCAAGGACTACAACGGTCCGGCGTGCGCGTACGTGACAGGCCCGCTCGGCGGGCACACGGTCAACGCGAAGGGGCACCGCTTCATCGAGAGCGATTACTGGAGCGGGCAGATGATGCTCGAGTTCTACCGGGAGCTCCACTCCGCGAACGGCCCCGTGTACCTGAAGCTCACCCACCTCGCCCCGGAGACGATCACCGAGGTCGAGCGGGTCCTGCACCAGACGGAGCGCCCGAGCCGCGGGCGCTTCCACGAGGGCAGGGGGCACAGCTACGCGAGCGATCTCGTCGAGATGCACATCTCCGAGATCGGCCTGTGCAGCGGGCACAGCGCGTCGGGCGTCTGGGTCAACGAGAAGGGCGAGACCACGGTGCCCGGGCTCTACGCCGCCGGCGACATGGCGTGCGTGCCGCACAACTACCTGCTCGGCGCGCTCACCTACGGGAAGATCTGCGCCCAGAGCGCGCTCGATTACCTCGAGCGCGCGCCCGCGGTCGAGCCGCTCGCCGCCGCGGTCGACGCCGAGCGAGAGCGCATCCTCGCCCCGCTCTCTCGACGAAGCGGCGTGCCGCCGCACCAGTACGAATACAAGGTGCGGCGCCTGGTGAACGATTATCTCCAGCCGCCCAAGACGGGGAACAAGATGACGCTCGGGCTCGAGTACTTCCTGCGGGCGAAGGAGGAGCTCGAGGAGGTCACCGCGGAGAGCCCCCACGAGCTCATGCGGGTGATGGAGTGCCATTTCATCCGCGACTGCGCGGAGATGGCGGCGCGCGCGTCGCTGTACCGCACCGAGAGCCGGTGGGGCCTCTACCACTACCGGCTCGATTACCCCGAGATGGACGACCAGCGCTGGTTCACGCACGTGAACCTGAAGAAGGACGAGCGCGGCGAGATGGTCGCCTTCAAGAGGCCGGTGGAACCTTATCTCTTCCCGATCGACGACGGCGAGCGCACGGCCTACCACCGGCTGCGCATCCCGGCCGAGGAGCCGCGCGCGTCGGTCTGA
- a CDS encoding 4Fe-4S dicluster domain-containing protein codes for MGHLLNRESVKAQSARSVGHAEAAVRLDLPVVIDEASCIKGCRICIDSCPVDCLAIDPETKKARMAYDECWYCLACEIDCPKEAITVKIPFLIR; via the coding sequence ATGGGTCACCTGCTCAACCGCGAATCCGTCAAGGCGCAGAGCGCCAGGTCCGTGGGCCACGCCGAGGCCGCCGTGCGGCTCGATCTGCCTGTCGTCATCGACGAGGCGTCGTGCATCAAGGGCTGCCGCATCTGCATCGACTCGTGCCCGGTCGATTGCCTCGCCATCGATCCCGAGACGAAGAAGGCCCGCATGGCCTACGACGAGTGCTGGTATTGCCTCGCGTGCGAGATCGATTGCCCCAAAGAGGCCATCACCGTGAAGATCCCCTTTCTCATCCGATAA
- a CDS encoding HEAT repeat domain-containing protein codes for MTQPSLARDLEGILGDPDPGARQLALTQIEDLSDPEIIHPLIAAVRDEDPTVRALALGHLEDLGDARSVPAVVGALDDEDARVREAAATALREIRGADAATHLIEALGHTSPFVRTSVIVALREIRDPRALAPLEGALGDPDPEVRREAVLSLAYLRRPESAPALRPSLRDPDARVRQVAIGALESLDAPGLVQDLVGLLSDPDWRVRVEAAIVLGRSAHGLAAPHLRSALDDGAWQVRKEAALALGRLRAASATEDLVGLLGSDLADLRKAAAQALGEIEAAAAEAPLRRLLGDADVEVRKAAGRALDAIRAGTGRHETFARD; via the coding sequence ATGACACAGCCTTCGCTCGCGCGGGATCTCGAGGGCATCCTCGGGGATCCCGACCCCGGCGCGCGCCAGCTGGCGCTGACGCAGATAGAGGATCTCTCGGATCCGGAGATCATCCACCCCCTCATCGCGGCCGTCCGCGACGAGGATCCGACGGTGCGGGCGCTCGCGCTCGGGCACCTCGAGGATCTCGGCGACGCCCGCTCGGTGCCCGCCGTCGTCGGGGCGCTCGACGACGAGGACGCCCGCGTGCGGGAGGCGGCCGCTACGGCGCTCCGGGAGATCCGCGGGGCGGACGCCGCCACGCACCTCATCGAGGCGCTGGGGCACACGAGCCCGTTCGTCCGCACCTCGGTGATCGTTGCGCTCCGGGAGATCCGCGACCCGCGGGCGCTCGCGCCCCTCGAAGGGGCGCTCGGCGACCCGGATCCCGAGGTGCGGCGCGAGGCGGTCCTCTCCCTGGCCTACCTGCGGCGGCCCGAGTCGGCGCCGGCGCTCCGCCCGAGCCTGCGCGATCCCGACGCGCGGGTGCGGCAGGTCGCGATCGGCGCGCTCGAGTCACTCGACGCGCCGGGGCTCGTCCAGGACCTCGTGGGGCTGCTCTCCGATCCGGACTGGCGGGTCCGGGTCGAGGCCGCCATCGTGCTCGGCCGCTCGGCGCACGGCCTCGCGGCGCCGCACCTCCGGAGCGCCCTCGACGACGGCGCCTGGCAGGTCCGGAAGGAGGCGGCGCTCGCGCTCGGGCGGCTCCGGGCCGCCTCGGCCACGGAGGATCTGGTCGGGCTGCTCGGGAGCGACCTCGCGGATCTGCGCAAGGCGGCCGCGCAGGCGCTCGGCGAGATCGAGGCGGCGGCCGCGGAGGCGCCGCTCCGCCGTCTGCTCGGCGACGCCGACGTCGAGGTGCGGAAGGCGGCCGGCCGCGCGCTCGATGCCATCCGGGCGGGGACAGGACGACATGAGACCTTTGCGAGGGATTGA
- a CDS encoding ABC transporter substrate-binding protein codes for MTRALRTLAFLTLLAAVLTGLSCKPEAKQTIRIAIGTQDTTINCATGGLLIRELKLLEKHLPRDGKYKDVTYEIEWKDFTSGPPLTTEMVAEKLDIGAMADFPGVLNGVAFQKQGSRSHFIATLSGSALGSGNGIVVPSDSPVQGLKDLKGKQISVPFGSSAHGMLLRAIRDLGWDPDKDVTLVSQSPEVGGSSLKANKIDAHADFVPFAELFPFRGFARKIYDGSSVKVPTVHGVLVREAYAEKYPEIVVAFLKAALEADRLFAEEPEKYSELIEKVTGVDAEVAYMFHGPLGIQTRDFTIKPEARRALQVAVDTLTLLKRTDTTLDVGTFVDDRYIRRAAAELGLDYEARLASYAKLPLSGKDALSGEPIAEPTLAAQIWVAGEPKVRAYASPGTALAALGQLKTEGKEIRAVFVHDRASGVKLLADRAWYARRPDGGLSAFLAKEDAERWAAENGAAVVDFATLQAERAKLTAAAP; via the coding sequence ATGACCAGGGCGCTTCGCACGCTCGCCTTCCTCACGTTGCTCGCTGCGGTCCTCACCGGGCTGTCGTGCAAGCCGGAGGCGAAGCAGACGATCCGGATCGCGATCGGGACGCAGGACACGACCATCAATTGCGCCACCGGCGGGCTGCTCATCCGGGAGCTCAAGCTGCTCGAGAAGCACCTGCCGAGGGACGGCAAGTACAAGGACGTCACGTACGAGATCGAGTGGAAGGACTTCACCTCCGGGCCGCCGCTGACGACCGAGATGGTGGCCGAGAAGCTCGATATCGGCGCGATGGCCGACTTCCCCGGCGTGCTGAACGGCGTGGCGTTCCAGAAGCAGGGGAGCCGCAGCCACTTCATCGCCACGCTCTCCGGCAGCGCGCTGGGGAGCGGCAACGGGATCGTCGTGCCGAGCGACTCCCCGGTTCAGGGCCTGAAGGACCTCAAGGGCAAGCAGATCTCCGTGCCGTTCGGGTCGTCGGCCCACGGCATGCTGCTCCGGGCGATCCGCGATCTCGGCTGGGATCCGGACAAGGACGTGACGCTCGTCTCGCAGTCGCCGGAGGTGGGCGGCTCATCGCTCAAGGCGAACAAGATCGACGCGCACGCGGATTTCGTCCCGTTCGCGGAGCTGTTCCCCTTCCGCGGCTTCGCCAGGAAGATCTACGACGGCTCCAGCGTGAAGGTGCCGACGGTGCACGGCGTGCTGGTGCGCGAGGCGTACGCGGAGAAATACCCGGAGATCGTCGTGGCCTTCCTCAAGGCGGCGCTCGAGGCCGACCGCCTGTTCGCGGAGGAGCCCGAGAAATACAGCGAGCTCATCGAGAAGGTGACCGGGGTGGACGCCGAGGTCGCCTACATGTTCCACGGCCCGCTCGGCATCCAGACGCGGGACTTCACGATCAAGCCCGAGGCCCGCCGCGCCCTCCAGGTGGCGGTGGACACGCTCACGCTGCTGAAGCGCACGGACACGACCCTCGATGTCGGCACGTTCGTGGACGACCGGTACATCCGGCGCGCGGCGGCGGAGCTCGGGCTCGACTACGAGGCGCGGCTCGCGAGCTACGCGAAGCTCCCGCTGTCCGGGAAGGACGCGCTGTCCGGGGAGCCGATCGCCGAGCCGACGCTGGCCGCGCAGATCTGGGTCGCGGGCGAGCCGAAGGTGCGCGCGTACGCGAGCCCCGGCACGGCGCTCGCCGCCCTGGGGCAGCTGAAGACCGAGGGCAAGGAGATCCGCGCGGTGTTCGTGCACGATCGCGCGAGCGGGGTGAAGCTCCTCGCCGATCGCGCGTGGTACGCGAGGCGCCCGGACGGCGGCCTGTCGGCGTTCCTGGCGAAGGAGGACGCGGAGCGGTGGGCCGCGGAGAACGGCGCGGCGGTCGTCGACTTCGCGACCCTGCAGGCCGAGCGCGCGAAGCTCACGGCGGCGGCGCCATGA
- a CDS encoding ABC transporter permease, whose translation MTMISERSAAAGAELGGAAAFAPSPASAKAASAPASAARRGASPAPGGARREGRPRRDLRRAFLRALSVAACVGLWQWASTTRADLGVVTFLNVPAPTDVLAAARELFASPKLWQHLGNSVFRVLAGFAAAGATGVVLGLLIGRSRLAEDTLLPPLEILRPIPGVAWLPLAILMFPSAELSMIFITYMGALFPILIATIHGVGALDPRLIASSRSLGARPLRLFLEVVLPGALPSIVTGMSIGMGTSWFCLVTAEMIGGQYGIGYFTWESYNLQRYPDIVLGMLLIGLLGMLSSALVLRVGAWLTPWQQPQEKGR comes from the coding sequence ATGACGATGATCTCCGAGCGCAGCGCGGCGGCCGGGGCGGAGCTCGGCGGCGCCGCGGCTTTCGCGCCCTCCCCGGCGAGCGCGAAGGCCGCGTCCGCCCCGGCGAGCGCGGCCCGGCGGGGCGCGTCCCCCGCGCCGGGCGGCGCGCGCCGCGAGGGGCGCCCGCGCCGCGACCTCCGCCGCGCCTTCCTGCGCGCCCTGTCCGTGGCGGCGTGCGTCGGCCTCTGGCAGTGGGCGTCGACGACACGCGCGGATCTCGGCGTCGTCACGTTCCTCAACGTGCCTGCGCCGACCGACGTCCTCGCCGCGGCGCGGGAGCTCTTCGCCTCGCCGAAGCTCTGGCAGCACCTCGGGAACAGCGTGTTCCGCGTCCTCGCGGGGTTCGCGGCCGCGGGCGCCACGGGGGTCGTGCTCGGTCTCCTCATCGGCAGGTCGCGGCTCGCCGAGGACACCCTCCTGCCGCCGCTCGAGATCCTGCGCCCCATCCCGGGCGTCGCCTGGCTCCCGCTCGCGATCCTGATGTTCCCGTCGGCCGAGCTGAGCATGATCTTCATCACGTACATGGGGGCGCTGTTCCCGATCCTGATCGCGACGATCCACGGCGTGGGCGCCCTCGATCCGCGGCTCATCGCGAGCTCCCGCAGCCTGGGCGCGCGCCCGCTCCGCCTGTTCCTCGAGGTGGTCCTGCCGGGCGCGCTGCCGAGCATCGTCACGGGGATGAGCATCGGCATGGGGACGTCCTGGTTCTGCCTCGTGACCGCCGAGATGATCGGGGGTCAGTACGGCATCGGCTACTTCACCTGGGAGTCGTACAACTTGCAGCGTTATCCGGACATCGTCCTCGGCATGCTGCTCATCGGCCTGCTCGGCATGCTCAGCAGCGCGCTCGTCCTGCGGGTCGGCGCGTGGCTCACCCCGTGGCAGCAGCCCCAGGAGAAGGGCCGATGA
- a CDS encoding ABC transporter ATP-binding protein, with translation MTLDANRAAARRESPGGAVEIRGLSVALGAGARRVEAVRDLDLRVEGGELVSLLGPSGCGKSTILNAVAGYVAPERGSIVVGGERVDGPGPARGMVFQQSSLLPWKTVLNNVGFGLKVRGVPERERREASRRLLSLVGLSGFEDAYPAQLSGGMQQRVEIARVLITEPRVVLMDEPFSALDAQTRLSMQELLLDVFRQVRTTVLFVTHDIDEAIFLSDRIALMTRRPCRVGAEIAVPFGRPRTAAIVGSGEFAAIKRRCLEALRDERAAAAHRHDLEAQTGA, from the coding sequence ATGACGCTCGACGCGAACCGCGCGGCGGCGCGCCGGGAGAGCCCGGGGGGCGCCGTGGAGATCCGCGGCCTGTCCGTGGCCCTCGGGGCGGGCGCCCGCCGCGTCGAGGCGGTGCGGGATCTCGACCTCCGCGTCGAGGGCGGCGAGCTCGTGAGCCTCCTCGGCCCGTCCGGGTGCGGGAAGTCGACGATCCTGAACGCCGTCGCCGGGTACGTGGCGCCGGAGCGCGGCAGCATCGTCGTCGGCGGCGAGCGGGTCGACGGGCCGGGGCCGGCGCGCGGCATGGTCTTCCAGCAGAGCTCCCTGCTTCCCTGGAAGACGGTGCTGAACAACGTGGGCTTCGGCCTCAAGGTGCGCGGCGTCCCCGAGCGCGAGCGCAGGGAGGCGTCCCGGCGCCTGCTCTCGCTGGTCGGGCTGTCGGGGTTCGAGGACGCCTACCCGGCGCAGCTCTCCGGCGGCATGCAGCAGCGCGTGGAGATCGCGCGCGTGCTGATCACGGAGCCGCGCGTCGTGCTGATGGACGAGCCGTTCAGCGCGCTGGACGCCCAGACCAGGCTCTCGATGCAGGAGCTGCTGCTCGACGTCTTCCGCCAGGTCCGCACGACGGTGCTGTTCGTCACGCACGACATCGACGAGGCCATCTTCCTGTCCGACCGCATCGCCCTGATGACCCGCCGCCCCTGCCGCGTCGGCGCGGAGATCGCGGTGCCGTTCGGGAGGCCGAGGACCGCGGCGATCGTGGGCTCCGGCGAGTTCGCGGCGATCAAGCGGCGGTGCCTCGAGGCCCTCCGCGACGAGCGCGCCGCCGCCGCGCACCGCCACGACCTGGAGGCCCAGACCGGCGCGTGA
- a CDS encoding DoxX family protein, which produces MFKRFLRVTDVPFSASVGLLALRVVIGVAFMFHGWGKIQHPFGWMPAGAPVPGFLQALAALSEFGGGLAWIVGLLTPLASLGIAATMAVAVAMHVSQGDPFVSMGGHSYEAAAVYLGISLALLLVGPGRLSADAAIFGTKR; this is translated from the coding sequence ATGTTCAAGAGATTCCTGCGGGTTACCGACGTGCCGTTCTCGGCCTCGGTCGGGCTGCTCGCGCTTCGCGTCGTTATTGGCGTCGCGTTCATGTTTCACGGCTGGGGGAAGATCCAGCACCCCTTCGGCTGGATGCCGGCCGGCGCGCCCGTTCCAGGGTTCTTGCAGGCGCTGGCCGCGCTCTCGGAGTTCGGGGGCGGCCTTGCCTGGATCGTTGGCCTCCTGACGCCGCTCGCGTCGCTGGGCATCGCCGCCACCATGGCCGTCGCGGTCGCGATGCACGTGTCGCAGGGCGATCCATTTGTCTCGATGGGCGGACACTCCTACGAGGCGGCGGCGGTCTACCTCGGCATCTCCCTCGCGCTCCTCCTCGTCGGGCCAGGGAGGCTCTCCGCCGACGCGGCGATCTTCGGGACGAAGCGCTGA